The stretch of DNA CCGTCGGCGTCGCCATGATCCCCGTCAACGTAGTGTCGGTAGTAGTATCCACCGTAGCGACCGTAGATACCGCCGGTTGGCATCAGGTTGAGCACGATGCCGAGGAGCGGCGCGCCCCCGCGCCGCAGATTCTCGACCACGCGCTGCAAGGCGAAACGACTCGTGCGGTTCGCCTCCGCTACCAGCAGGACCCCGTCGGCCATCTCGCTGACGAGCATGGGGTCCGCGACGGCAAGGACCGGTGGCGTGTCCACCACAATGCACTCGTAGCGCGTCGCAAGCTGTTCGATCAGGGTGCGAAAGGCCTTGCTGCCGATCAGGTCTGCGGGATTCGTGACCCGCGTGCCGCAGGGCAATACGCTGAGCTTGTCCACTCCACTGGCGACGATCGCACCCTCGGGGGGAACCTCACCTACCAGGACATCCGAAAGTCCACGTGCACGCTCGATGTCGAATG from Gemmatimonadales bacterium encodes:
- a CDS encoding CpsD/CapB family tyrosine-protein kinase, with product FDIERARGLSDVLVGEVPPEGAIVASGVDKLSVLPCGTRVTNPADLIGSKAFRTLIEQLATRYECIVVDTPPVLAVADPMLVSEMADGVLLVAEANRTSRFALQRVVENLRRGGAPLLGIVLNLMPTGGIYGRYGGYYYRHYVDGDHGDADGARRGGSKLFG